The following are encoded together in the Streptomyces sp. NBC_01465 genome:
- a CDS encoding ABC transporter permease, protein MSPRLTNAALGAAGLAGFLALGEAVPRLGLVSEDYFPPTSRIAKALGAELGDRAFWSALGDTLTGWAIGLAIAVGAGIVAGVVVSVVPYLRRATASTVEFLRPIPSVALIPLAVLLYGTELRSVLLLVVYASFWQVLVQVLYGVQDVDPVAEETARSYGLGTWARVRHVLWPTALPYVMTGVRLAAAVALILAVTAELVIGAPGLGARIAVAQTSQAVPDMYALVVVTGLLGLLINVGARTVERRALVWHQSVRGEVAV, encoded by the coding sequence GTGAGCCCTCGCCTGACGAATGCGGCACTCGGCGCCGCCGGGCTCGCGGGATTCCTCGCCCTGGGTGAGGCGGTCCCGCGGCTCGGTCTTGTTTCCGAGGACTACTTCCCGCCAACCAGCCGAATAGCCAAGGCACTTGGGGCCGAGCTCGGCGACCGCGCCTTCTGGAGCGCGCTCGGCGACACGCTCACCGGGTGGGCCATCGGGCTGGCGATCGCGGTCGGCGCGGGCATCGTGGCGGGGGTGGTCGTGTCGGTCGTTCCGTATCTGCGGCGGGCCACCGCGTCGACCGTCGAATTCCTGCGGCCGATTCCCTCTGTCGCCCTGATCCCGCTGGCCGTTCTGCTGTACGGCACCGAGCTGCGCTCCGTCCTGCTGCTCGTCGTCTACGCCTCCTTCTGGCAGGTCCTGGTCCAGGTGCTCTACGGGGTGCAGGACGTGGACCCCGTCGCGGAGGAGACCGCGCGCTCGTACGGGCTCGGGACGTGGGCGCGGGTCCGCCATGTGCTCTGGCCGACGGCGCTTCCGTACGTCATGACGGGCGTGCGGCTGGCCGCCGCCGTCGCGCTAATTCTCGCCGTCACCGCTGAACTGGTCATCGGCGCACCGGGGTTGGGGGCACGGATCGCCGTGGCCCAGACCTCGCAGGCCGTACCGGACATGTACGCGCTGGTCGTCGTCACCGGGCTGCTCGGGCTGCTGATCAACGTGGGGGCGCGGACCGTGGAGCGGCGGGCCCTGGTCTGGCACCAGTCGGTGCGCGGGGAGGTGGCGGTGTGA
- a CDS encoding ABC transporter permease, whose translation MRRALVRVAFVLGLPAVLFVVWWVASEGSTNVYWPSLRTILKTFPDVWTGERLRADVVPSVLRLLGGYATAAVVGVALGTVIGSYRRVRAVCEPVLEFLRALPPPVLIPVIMLFAGIGDTMKVVVIASGCVWPVLLNTVEGVRALDSVMSETARSYGITGVARLRRLVLPAAGPQIFAGLRQALSIGIILMVISEMFAASNGLGFAIVQFQRGFAIPDMWTGILLLGLLGFLLSVLFQAVERRVLGWYHGLRAAARRSP comes from the coding sequence GTGAGGCGGGCGCTGGTGCGGGTCGCTTTCGTACTCGGGCTGCCCGCGGTGCTCTTCGTAGTGTGGTGGGTCGCGTCGGAGGGGAGCACGAATGTGTACTGGCCCTCCCTGCGGACCATTCTGAAGACGTTTCCCGATGTGTGGACCGGTGAGCGGCTGCGCGCCGATGTGGTGCCGAGTGTGCTGCGGCTGCTCGGCGGGTACGCGACGGCGGCCGTCGTCGGCGTTGCACTGGGCACGGTCATCGGTTCGTACCGGCGCGTGCGGGCCGTCTGCGAGCCGGTCCTCGAGTTTCTGCGCGCGCTGCCGCCGCCCGTCCTGATCCCCGTCATCATGCTCTTCGCGGGCATCGGCGACACCATGAAGGTCGTCGTGATCGCGAGCGGGTGCGTGTGGCCCGTACTGCTCAACACCGTTGAAGGCGTACGGGCGTTGGACTCCGTGATGTCCGAGACGGCACGCTCGTACGGCATCACCGGCGTCGCCCGGCTGCGCAGACTCGTGCTGCCCGCGGCCGGTCCGCAGATCTTCGCGGGGCTGCGGCAGGCGCTGTCGATCGGGATCATCCTGATGGTCATCAGCGAGATGTTCGCGGCGAGCAACGGGCTCGGGTTCGCCATCGTGCAGTTCCAGCGCGGGTTCGCGATCCCCGACATGTGGACCGGGATCCTGCTGCTCGGGCTGCTCGGTTTTCTGCTCTCGGTTCTGTTCCAGGCGGTCGAGCGGCGGGTGCTCGGCTGGTACCACGGGCTGCGCGCGGCCGCCCGGCGGTCTCCGTGA
- a CDS encoding ABC transporter ATP-binding protein, giving the protein MHALLDVSGLRKVYEGSGRRVEALRDLTFTVDAGELVCLVGPSGCGKTTLLKCVGGLLAPTGGEVRLDGRRVDGPPPGMAFVFQEYGRSLFPWMRVGENVELPLKQKALGKARRRELVADALESVGLSDASGAYPWQLSGGMQQRVAIARALAYEPEVLLMDEPFAAVDAQTRADLEDLVRRLWRERGMTILFVTHDIDEAVYLGERVLVLSASPTVVQEQLKIDLPEERDQLHTRVAPRFAELRTHVYEQIQAAKRAQS; this is encoded by the coding sequence ATGCACGCGCTTCTTGACGTATCGGGTCTGCGGAAGGTCTACGAGGGGTCCGGGCGGCGCGTCGAGGCGCTGCGGGACCTCACGTTCACCGTGGACGCCGGCGAACTCGTCTGCCTGGTCGGCCCGTCGGGCTGCGGCAAGACCACGCTGCTGAAGTGCGTGGGCGGGCTGCTCGCGCCGACGGGGGGTGAGGTGCGGCTCGACGGGCGGCGGGTCGACGGGCCGCCGCCGGGGATGGCTTTTGTCTTCCAGGAGTACGGGCGCAGTCTCTTTCCCTGGATGCGGGTGGGCGAGAACGTCGAACTGCCTTTGAAACAGAAGGCGTTGGGGAAGGCGCGGCGGCGCGAGCTCGTCGCGGACGCGCTGGAGTCGGTGGGGCTGAGCGATGCCTCGGGGGCCTATCCGTGGCAGCTGTCCGGCGGGATGCAGCAGCGCGTCGCCATCGCGCGGGCGCTCGCGTACGAACCGGAGGTGCTGCTGATGGACGAGCCGTTCGCGGCGGTCGACGCCCAGACGCGTGCCGATCTGGAGGACCTGGTGCGGCGGCTGTGGCGGGAGCGCGGGATGACGATTCTGTTCGTCACCCATGACATCGACGAGGCCGTGTATCTCGGCGAGCGGGTGCTGGTGCTGTCCGCGTCGCCGACCGTCGTACAGGAGCAGCTGAAGATCGATCTGCCGGAGGAGCGGGACCAGCTGCACACGCGGGTCGCGCCGCGCTTCGCGGAGCTGCGGACCCATGTGTACGAGCAGATACAGGCGGCCAAGCGGGCGCAGTCTTAG
- a CDS encoding 2'-5' RNA ligase family protein: MGTVTLGVSIAVPEPYGSLLQERRAGFGDPAAHGIPTHVTLLPPTEVDAAALPAIELHLAGVAAAGRSFPMRLYGTGTFRPLSPVVFVQVVEGGSACSWLQQQVRDVSGPLTRELHFPYHPHVTVAHGIAEEAMDRAYAALADFEAAWTCGSFALYEQGADGVWRKLREFVFGGGGGVVPPRSAAHGVPAIS, encoded by the coding sequence GTGGGGACCGTAACGCTCGGCGTTTCGATCGCGGTCCCGGAGCCGTACGGCAGCCTGCTCCAGGAGCGCCGCGCCGGCTTCGGCGACCCTGCCGCGCACGGCATCCCCACGCACGTCACGCTCCTCCCGCCCACCGAGGTGGACGCCGCCGCACTCCCCGCGATCGAACTGCACCTCGCGGGGGTCGCGGCGGCGGGCCGCTCCTTCCCGATGCGGCTGTACGGGACCGGGACCTTCCGCCCCCTGTCCCCGGTCGTCTTCGTCCAGGTCGTCGAGGGCGGCTCGGCCTGTTCCTGGCTCCAGCAGCAGGTCAGGGACGTCTCGGGCCCGCTGACCCGCGAGCTCCACTTCCCGTACCACCCGCATGTGACGGTCGCGCACGGCATCGCGGAGGAGGCGATGGACCGGGCGTACGCGGCCCTCGCCGACTTCGAGGCGGCCTGGACCTGCGGTTCCTTCGCCCTGTACGAACAGGGCGCGGACGGCGTCTGGCGCAAGCTGCGCGAGTTCGTCTTCGGCGGAGGCGGCGGCGTGGTCCCCCCGCGGAGCGCCGCGCACGGGGTCCCCGCGATCTCCTAG
- the trpS gene encoding tryptophan--tRNA ligase — MASDRPRVLSGIQPTAGSFHLGNYLGAVRQWVALQDSHDAFYMVVDLHAITVPQDPAELRANTRLAAAQLLAAGLDPERCTLFVQSHVPEHAQLAWVMNCLTGFGEASRMTQFKDKSAKQGAGNASVGLFTYPILQVADILLYQADQVPVGEDQRQHVELTRDIGTRFNSRFGETFRLPAPYILKETAKIYDLQDPTAKMSKSTANPKGLINLLDEPKVSAKKVKSAVTDTDTVIAFDQANKPGVSNLLTILSTLTDTSVEDLVTGYEGKMYGALKGDVAEAVTDFATPFRTRTQEYLDDPETLDSILAKGAEKARAVAAETLAQAYERVGFLPAKH; from the coding sequence ATGGCCTCTGATCGTCCCCGCGTGCTCTCCGGAATCCAGCCCACCGCAGGCTCGTTCCACCTCGGCAACTACCTCGGCGCCGTGCGCCAGTGGGTGGCCCTGCAGGACTCGCACGACGCCTTCTACATGGTCGTCGACCTGCATGCGATCACCGTTCCGCAGGACCCGGCCGAGCTGCGCGCCAATACGCGCCTCGCCGCCGCCCAGCTCCTGGCCGCCGGCCTCGACCCCGAGCGCTGCACGCTCTTCGTCCAGAGCCACGTTCCCGAGCACGCCCAGCTCGCCTGGGTCATGAACTGCCTCACCGGCTTCGGCGAGGCCTCGCGCATGACCCAGTTCAAGGACAAGTCGGCCAAGCAGGGCGCGGGCAACGCCTCCGTGGGCCTCTTCACGTACCCGATCCTCCAGGTCGCCGACATCCTCCTCTACCAGGCCGACCAGGTCCCGGTCGGCGAGGACCAGCGCCAGCACGTCGAGCTGACCCGTGACATCGGGACGCGCTTCAACAGCCGGTTCGGCGAGACCTTCAGGCTCCCGGCGCCGTACATCCTCAAGGAGACGGCGAAGATCTACGACCTGCAGGACCCGACGGCCAAGATGAGCAAGTCGACGGCCAACCCCAAGGGCCTGATCAACCTCCTCGACGAGCCGAAGGTCTCCGCGAAGAAGGTCAAGAGCGCGGTCACCGACACCGACACCGTGATCGCCTTCGACCAGGCGAACAAGCCCGGCGTCTCCAACCTCCTCACCATCCTCTCCACCCTCACGGACACCTCCGTCGAGGATCTCGTGACCGGATACGAGGGGAAGATGTACGGTGCATTGAAGGGCGACGTGGCCGAGGCCGTGACCGACTTCGCCACCCCCTTCCGCACCCGCACCCAGGAATATCTGGACGACCCCGAGACGCTGGACTCAATCCTGGCGAAGGGTGCCGAGAAGGCCCGTGCGGTGGCCGCGGAGACCCTCGCGCAGGCGTACGAGCGAGTGGGTTTCCTGCCCGCCAAGCACTGA
- a CDS encoding RNA polymerase sigma factor → MKGVRTREGTREGGLIGAVDEAAVIARVRAGEAEAYAELVRAHTGMAIRAAVAFGAGSDAEDVVQSAFFKAYQSLGSFREGAAFRPWLLRIVVNETRNTVRSAVRLRSATGREAALLEAEPLIPDAADPAVAALDAERRVLLRAALGQLSEEQRLVVTYRYLLDMDEAETAEALGWPRGTVKSRLNRGLKKLGRLMPSPDAREGGEEHE, encoded by the coding sequence ATGAAAGGTGTGAGGACGCGGGAGGGGACCCGGGAGGGGGGCCTGATCGGCGCTGTCGACGAGGCCGCAGTGATCGCACGCGTACGGGCCGGGGAGGCTGAGGCGTACGCGGAGCTGGTGCGCGCCCATACGGGGATGGCGATACGGGCGGCGGTGGCCTTCGGGGCGGGGTCGGACGCCGAGGACGTGGTGCAGTCGGCCTTCTTCAAGGCGTACCAGTCGCTGGGGAGCTTCCGGGAGGGGGCGGCCTTCCGGCCGTGGCTGCTGCGGATCGTGGTGAATGAGACGAGGAACACAGTGCGCTCGGCGGTCCGGCTGCGGTCGGCGACGGGGCGCGAGGCGGCGCTGCTGGAGGCGGAGCCGCTGATACCGGACGCGGCGGACCCGGCGGTGGCGGCGCTGGATGCGGAGCGCAGGGTGCTGCTGCGGGCCGCGCTGGGGCAGCTGAGCGAGGAGCAGCGGCTGGTCGTCACGTACCGCTATCTGCTGGACATGGACGAGGCGGAGACGGCCGAGGCGCTGGGCTGGCCTCGGGGGACGGTGAAATCGCGGCTGAACCGGGGGCTGAAGAAGCTGGGGCGGCTGATGCCGTCCCCGGACGCGAGGGAAGGGGGTGAGGAGCATGAGTGA
- the glyA gene encoding serine hydroxymethyltransferase has protein sequence MSLPLSHPSLSATDPELAALVGAEEQLQSETLRLIPSENYVSQAVLEASGTVLQNKYSEGYPGRRYYEGQQVIDQVETLAVARAKALFGVEHANVQPYSGSPANLAVYLAFAEPGDTVMGMALPMGGHLTHGWGVSATGKWFRGVQYGVRADTGLIDFDEVRELALKERPKVIFCGGTALPRTIDFAAFAEIARESGAVLAADVAHIAGLIAGGAHPSPVPHADVISTTTHKTLRGPRGAMLFSREEHAKAIDKAVFPGLQGGPHNQTTAAIAVALHEASQPSFRDYSHAVVANARALADELLVRGFDLVSGGTDNHLVLIDLTPKDVPGKVAAKALDRAGIVVNYNTVPYDQRKPFDPSGIRIGTPSLTSRGLTTAHMAAVADWIDRGVTAARTGDEDQLAKIRAEVADLMAAFPAPGLPID, from the coding sequence ATGAGCCTTCCCCTTTCGCACCCCTCTCTCTCCGCCACGGACCCCGAACTGGCCGCCCTCGTCGGCGCCGAGGAACAGCTCCAGTCCGAGACGCTGCGCCTGATCCCCAGCGAGAACTACGTCTCGCAGGCCGTCCTGGAGGCCTCCGGCACGGTCCTGCAGAACAAGTACAGCGAGGGCTACCCCGGCCGCCGCTACTACGAGGGCCAGCAGGTCATCGACCAGGTCGAGACTCTGGCCGTCGCCCGCGCCAAGGCCCTGTTCGGCGTCGAGCACGCCAACGTCCAGCCCTACTCGGGCTCCCCGGCCAACCTCGCCGTCTACCTCGCCTTCGCCGAGCCCGGCGACACCGTGATGGGCATGGCCCTCCCGATGGGCGGCCACCTCACCCACGGCTGGGGCGTCTCCGCCACCGGCAAGTGGTTCCGCGGTGTCCAGTACGGCGTCCGCGCCGACACGGGCCTCATCGACTTCGACGAGGTACGCGAACTCGCCCTCAAGGAACGCCCCAAGGTCATCTTCTGCGGCGGCACCGCCCTCCCTCGCACCATCGACTTCGCCGCGTTCGCGGAGATCGCCCGCGAGTCCGGCGCCGTGCTGGCCGCGGACGTCGCCCATATCGCCGGCCTGATCGCAGGCGGCGCCCACCCCTCTCCCGTCCCGCACGCGGACGTGATCTCCACGACCACCCACAAGACCCTGCGCGGCCCGCGCGGCGCGATGCTCTTCTCCCGCGAGGAACACGCCAAGGCCATCGACAAGGCGGTCTTCCCCGGCCTCCAGGGCGGCCCGCACAACCAGACCACCGCCGCCATCGCCGTCGCCCTGCACGAGGCGTCCCAGCCCTCCTTCCGCGACTACTCCCACGCCGTGGTCGCCAACGCCCGCGCCCTGGCCGACGAGTTGCTCGTACGCGGCTTCGACCTGGTCTCCGGCGGCACCGACAACCACCTGGTCCTGATCGACCTCACCCCCAAGGACGTCCCCGGCAAGGTGGCGGCGAAGGCCCTCGACCGGGCCGGGATCGTCGTCAACTACAACACCGTCCCCTACGACCAGCGGAAGCCCTTCGACCCCTCCGGCATCCGCATCGGCACCCCCTCCCTCACCTCCCGCGGTCTCACCACCGCGCACATGGCCGCCGTCGCCGACTGGATCGACCGCGGTGTCACCGCCGCCCGCACCGGTGACGAGGACCAGCTGGCCAAGATCCGTGCGGAGGTGGCGGACCTGATGGCCGCCTTCCCGGCCCCGGGCCTGCCGATCGACTGA
- the rocD gene encoding ornithine--oxo-acid transaminase, translating to MSNTAAAIATAETHSAHNYHPLPVVVASADGAWMTDVEGRRYLDMLAGYSALNFGHGNRRLIDAAKAQLERVTLTSRAFHHDRFADFCTQLAELCGMEMVLPMNTGAEAVETAVKTARKWGYKIKGVPDGQAKIVVAADNFHGRTTTIVSFSTDPEARADFGPYTPGFQVVPYGDVDALDAAVDENTVAVLLEPIQGEAGVLVPPPGYLSFVRELTRVRNVLFIADEIQSGLGRTGKTFACEHEDVVPDMYVLGKALGGGVVPVSAVVSSAEVLGVFRPGEHGSTFGGNPLACAVALEVIAMLRSGEYQQRATELGDHLHHELGLLVGGGAVEAVRGRGLWAGIDITPSRGTGRQISERLMDRGVLVKDTHGSTIRIAPPLVISKEDLDWGLDQLRDVLAD from the coding sequence GTGTCGAACACCGCAGCCGCCATCGCCACCGCGGAAACCCACAGTGCGCACAACTACCATCCGCTGCCCGTCGTCGTCGCCTCGGCGGACGGCGCCTGGATGACCGACGTCGAGGGGCGTCGCTACCTCGACATGCTCGCCGGATACTCGGCGCTCAACTTCGGCCACGGCAACCGCCGTCTGATCGACGCCGCCAAGGCGCAGCTGGAGAGAGTGACGCTGACCTCCCGGGCGTTCCACCACGACCGGTTCGCCGACTTCTGTACGCAGCTCGCCGAGCTCTGCGGGATGGAGATGGTGCTGCCGATGAACACCGGGGCGGAGGCGGTCGAGACGGCCGTGAAGACCGCCCGGAAGTGGGGGTACAAGATCAAGGGCGTGCCGGACGGACAGGCGAAGATCGTGGTCGCCGCCGACAACTTCCACGGCCGTACGACCACGATCGTCAGCTTCTCGACGGACCCGGAGGCGCGGGCGGACTTCGGTCCGTACACCCCGGGCTTCCAGGTCGTCCCGTACGGGGACGTCGACGCACTGGACGCGGCCGTCGACGAGAACACCGTCGCCGTGCTGCTGGAGCCGATCCAGGGCGAGGCGGGGGTGCTGGTGCCGCCGCCCGGCTATCTGTCGTTCGTCCGGGAACTGACGCGGGTGCGGAATGTGCTGTTCATCGCCGACGAGATCCAGTCGGGGCTCGGCCGGACCGGGAAGACCTTCGCCTGCGAGCACGAGGACGTCGTGCCCGACATGTACGTCCTGGGGAAGGCCCTGGGCGGCGGCGTCGTCCCGGTGTCGGCCGTCGTCTCCTCGGCCGAGGTCCTCGGCGTCTTCCGGCCCGGCGAACACGGCTCCACCTTCGGCGGAAACCCGCTCGCCTGCGCGGTGGCGCTGGAGGTCATCGCAATGCTCCGCTCCGGTGAATACCAGCAGCGCGCAACGGAGTTGGGCGACCACCTCCACCACGAACTGGGCCTGCTGGTCGGCGGCGGAGCGGTCGAGGCGGTCCGCGGGCGCGGCCTGTGGGCCGGGATCGACATCACGCCGAGCCGGGGCACCGGACGGCAGATCTCCGAGCGGCTGATGGACCGCGGGGTCCTGGTGAAGGACACCCACGGCTCGACCATCCGCATCGCACCCCCGCTGGTCATCAGCAAGGAGGACCTGGACTGGGGTCTCGACCAGCTGCGCGACGTGCTCGCCGACTGA
- a CDS encoding glutathionylspermidine synthase family protein encodes MQRHTIDPRPGWQQTVEEQGLIYPLTRYPDDSLRPYWDESAYYEFSLPEVEALEDVVEELHAMCLAAAAHIVEQNRFADLGITDPHLVHLIAESWRRRAEQPSLYGRFDLRYDGTGPAKMLEYNADTPTSLVEAASPQWFWMEERFPGADQWNSLHERLIAAWKKQAHLLPPGPLHFAHSDADELGEDLMTVAYLRETAEQAGLDTEMLSVERIGWDGLTGRFVDEKLRFIRSCFKLYPWEWLATDAFGPHVLATLDNGGSTGSTCWIEPIWKMLLSNKALLAILWELYPGHPNLLAAYLDGPRELATTQGYVAKPLLGREGAGVTLHEPGGAAPVLRTDEPCCYQELAPLPDFDGNRTVLGAWVVEDEAAGLGIRESAGPVTDEYARFLPHVIL; translated from the coding sequence GTGCAGCGCCACACCATCGACCCGCGCCCCGGCTGGCAGCAGACCGTCGAGGAGCAGGGCCTCATCTACCCACTCACCCGCTACCCGGACGATTCGCTGCGCCCGTACTGGGACGAGAGCGCGTACTACGAGTTCTCGCTGCCCGAGGTCGAGGCGCTCGAGGACGTCGTGGAGGAACTGCACGCCATGTGCCTGGCCGCGGCCGCGCACATCGTCGAGCAGAACCGGTTCGCCGACCTGGGGATCACCGACCCGCATCTGGTGCACCTCATTGCCGAGTCCTGGCGCCGCAGGGCCGAACAGCCCTCCCTCTACGGCCGGTTCGACCTGCGCTACGACGGCACGGGCCCGGCCAAGATGCTGGAGTACAACGCAGACACCCCGACCTCACTGGTGGAGGCGGCGAGCCCGCAGTGGTTCTGGATGGAGGAGCGCTTCCCCGGCGCCGACCAGTGGAACTCCCTCCACGAGCGGCTGATCGCCGCCTGGAAGAAGCAGGCGCACCTGCTGCCGCCGGGCCCGCTGCACTTCGCGCACTCGGACGCCGACGAGCTCGGCGAGGACCTGATGACCGTCGCGTACCTCCGCGAAACCGCCGAACAGGCCGGTCTGGACACCGAGATGCTGTCCGTGGAGCGCATCGGCTGGGACGGTCTGACGGGCCGCTTCGTCGACGAGAAGCTCCGCTTCATCCGCAGCTGTTTCAAGCTCTACCCGTGGGAGTGGCTGGCCACCGACGCCTTCGGCCCGCACGTGCTCGCGACCCTCGATAACGGCGGCTCCACCGGCTCCACCTGCTGGATCGAACCGATCTGGAAGATGCTCCTCTCCAACAAGGCGCTGCTCGCGATCCTCTGGGAGCTCTACCCGGGCCACCCGAACCTCCTCGCCGCCTACCTGGACGGCCCGCGCGAACTCGCCACCACCCAGGGGTACGTGGCGAAACCGCTGCTCGGCCGCGAGGGCGCCGGCGTGACCCTCCACGAGCCGGGCGGCGCCGCGCCCGTCCTGCGCACCGACGAACCGTGCTGCTACCAGGAGCTGGCCCCGCTGCCGGACTTCGACGGCAACCGTACGGTGCTGGGTGCCTGGGTCGTCGAGGACGAGGCGGCGGGGCTCGGCATCCGCGAATCGGCGGGGCCGGTCACGGACGAGTACGCCCGCTTCCTGCCCCACGTGATCCTCTAG
- the pdxR gene encoding MocR-like pyridoxine biosynthesis transcription factor PdxR, translating to MTDSWATFGADLHLELRGSGLRAGLTEALREAVRGGRLAPGVRLPSSRSLAADLGIARNTVADAYAELVAEGWLTARQGSGTRVAQRSSARATKRAATQPQARRTSVHSLKPGSPDVGSFPRAQWLKAARRALADAPNDAFGYGDPRGRIELRTVLADYLARARGVHADPSRIVICAGFVHGLRLMGTVLRKRRVREVAVESYGLDLHWDLLSDAGLRLPALPFDRRLGTDTRALGREGAVLMTPAHQFPMGTPLHPARRAAAVDWARSTGGVILEDDYDGEFRYDRQPVGALQGLDPEHVVYFGTTSKSLAPALRLGWMVLPEALVGEVTAAKGYSEWSTSALDQLTLAEFISSGAYDRHVRGMRASYRRRRDELVAALAERAPSVRVTGIAAGLHAVLELPEGTERSVVQAAAWQGLALQGLSRFRHAEVGAGRDALVVGYGTPSDSAWAGALEALCRVLP from the coding sequence GTGACAGATTCCTGGGCCACTTTCGGTGCCGACCTCCATCTGGAGCTACGGGGGTCCGGGCTGCGGGCCGGGCTGACCGAGGCGCTGCGCGAGGCGGTGCGCGGCGGGCGGCTCGCGCCCGGGGTGCGGCTGCCGTCGTCGCGCTCGCTCGCCGCCGACCTGGGGATCGCCCGTAATACGGTCGCCGACGCGTACGCCGAGCTGGTCGCCGAAGGGTGGCTCACCGCGCGGCAAGGGTCGGGGACGCGGGTCGCCCAGAGGTCATCGGCGCGGGCCACAAAGCGGGCCGCGACGCAGCCGCAGGCCCGGCGGACCTCCGTGCACAGCCTCAAGCCCGGCAGCCCGGACGTGGGCTCCTTCCCGCGCGCCCAGTGGCTCAAGGCGGCGCGGCGCGCGCTGGCGGACGCACCGAACGACGCCTTCGGGTACGGCGACCCGCGCGGCCGCATCGAACTGCGGACCGTGCTCGCCGACTATCTGGCGAGGGCGCGCGGGGTGCACGCCGACCCGTCCCGGATCGTCATCTGCGCGGGCTTCGTGCACGGGCTGAGGCTGATGGGGACGGTGTTGCGGAAGAGGCGGGTGCGGGAGGTGGCGGTCGAGTCGTACGGGCTCGATCTGCACTGGGACCTGTTGTCCGACGCCGGGCTGAGGCTGCCCGCGCTGCCCTTCGACCGCCGGCTCGGTACGGACACCCGGGCGCTGGGGCGGGAGGGCGCGGTGCTGATGACGCCCGCGCACCAGTTCCCGATGGGGACCCCGCTCCATCCGGCCCGGCGCGCGGCGGCCGTCGACTGGGCGCGCTCCACGGGCGGCGTGATCCTGGAGGACGACTACGACGGGGAGTTCCGCTACGACCGGCAGCCGGTCGGGGCGCTCCAGGGGCTCGACCCGGAGCATGTCGTGTACTTCGGCACGACGAGCAAGTCCCTTGCTCCGGCGCTGCGGTTGGGGTGGATGGTGCTGCCCGAGGCGCTGGTGGGGGAGGTCACGGCGGCGAAGGGCTACTCGGAGTGGTCGACGAGCGCGCTGGACCAGCTGACGCTGGCGGAGTTCATCTCGTCGGGTGCGTACGACCGGCATGTGCGCGGGATGCGGGCGAGCTACCGCAGGCGGCGGGACGAGCTGGTGGCGGCGCTGGCCGAGCGGGCGCCCTCGGTACGGGTCACCGGGATCGCGGCGGGGCTGCACGCGGTGCTGGAACTTCCGGAGGGGACGGAGCGTTCTGTGGTGCAAGCGGCGGCCTGGCAGGGCCTCGCCCTGCAGGGCCTCTCGCGTTTCCGGCACGCGGAGGTGGGGGCGGGGCGTGATGCGCTGGTCGTGGGGTACGGGACGCCGTCGGACAGTGCGTGGGCGGGGGCGCTGGAGGCGTTGTGTCGGGTGTTGCCGTAA
- a CDS encoding carboxymuconolactone decarboxylase family protein, translating to MTTNEQHTHYVPEHTPRLQWAEHAPEVYKAMFKLEVAARKGVDPVVFELVKIRASQINHCAFCLDMHTKDALAAGESVERIIQLSAWEESQHFYTEKELAAIELTEAITVLTEGFVPDEVYAKAAKQFDETELAHLIAAIVAINAWNRFGVSTRMVPGHYTPGQFK from the coding sequence ATGACCACGAACGAGCAGCACACGCACTACGTCCCCGAGCACACCCCCCGCCTCCAGTGGGCCGAGCACGCCCCCGAGGTCTACAAGGCGATGTTCAAGCTGGAGGTGGCGGCCAGGAAGGGCGTCGACCCCGTCGTCTTCGAGCTCGTGAAGATCCGCGCCTCGCAGATCAACCACTGCGCCTTCTGCCTCGACATGCACACCAAGGACGCGCTCGCCGCGGGCGAGAGCGTCGAGCGGATCATCCAGCTCAGCGCCTGGGAGGAGTCGCAGCACTTCTACACGGAGAAGGAGCTGGCGGCGATCGAGCTGACCGAGGCGATCACCGTACTGACCGAAGGCTTCGTCCCCGACGAGGTCTACGCCAAGGCCGCCAAGCAGTTCGACGAGACCGAGCTGGCCCACCTGATCGCCGCGATCGTCGCGATCAACGCCTGGAACCGCTTCGGCGTCTCCACCCGCATGGTCCCGGGCCACTACACCCCGGGCCAGTTCAAGTGA
- a CDS encoding carboxymuconolactone decarboxylase family protein has protein sequence MTGPRNWLIPAEFAKALSGLSAAAKRNLDPLLAELVMIRASQLNHCAFCLDMHLELALKKGESQARLDLLAAWEEAGDRFSAKERAALALTEAITVLTDGFVPDTVYAEAAEEFTETELAHLVAAITTINSWNRLMVARRTTPGETAWHS, from the coding sequence GTGACCGGACCCCGCAACTGGCTGATCCCGGCCGAGTTCGCGAAGGCGCTGTCCGGGCTGAGCGCGGCGGCCAAACGAAACCTCGATCCGCTCCTCGCGGAGCTGGTCATGATCCGTGCGTCGCAGCTCAACCACTGCGCGTTCTGCCTGGACATGCACCTCGAACTGGCCCTGAAGAAGGGCGAGTCGCAGGCCCGCCTCGACCTGCTCGCGGCCTGGGAGGAGGCGGGCGACCGCTTCTCCGCCAAGGAGCGCGCGGCCCTGGCGCTGACCGAGGCGATCACCGTACTGACCGACGGCTTCGTCCCGGACACGGTGTACGCGGAGGCCGCCGAGGAGTTCACTGAGACCGAACTGGCCCATCTCGTCGCCGCCATCACGACGATCAACAGCTGGAACCGGCTGATGGTCGCCCGCCGCACCACCCCGGGAGAGACCGCATGGCACAGCTGA